Proteins from a genomic interval of Amycolatopsis sp. cg13:
- a CDS encoding long-chain fatty acid--CoA ligase, which produces MNLGSYVTRASTFWPDQQALVCGERRWNYRELEERTNRLASALLASGVEPGQAVATFSGNSAELVETEIACYKGGFLRVPISARLSAGEVEHILADADVRVLLVDAEHADAAQKAATGTSCELIDYDGRTPDVRAYTDVLAAGSPEPVAIEVDAEDPSVLHFTSGSTGKLKAAVQTTGNRLANMRKRLMSPEGAPSAAERYLAAGPITHATGMGLLAAFSRGATAVVLPRFNAEEFLRAVEKERITSTFLVPVMLNMVLSHPAVHTADVSSLRCLRVGGAPVSPQRLRDAVAAFGPVVMQGYGQGETTSGVTVLTCADVVRGIEEDPELLSSAGRPLFDSEVRVVDDEGKPVPAGELGEVVVRGPDCVTEYWHEPELSAETFRDGWVYTGDIGYLRADGYLFIVDRKKDMIISGGYNIFCTEVESVLYEHPAVSEACVVGVPDEQWGEAVKAVVVRRSDITAEELIEFCAERLARIKKPRSVDFADELPVNRNGKIDRRAVRDRYWAGEARKVH; this is translated from the coding sequence GTGAACCTGGGCAGCTACGTCACCCGCGCCAGCACGTTCTGGCCCGATCAGCAGGCGCTGGTGTGCGGCGAGCGGCGGTGGAACTACCGCGAGCTGGAGGAGCGGACGAACCGGCTGGCGTCCGCGCTGCTCGCGTCCGGCGTCGAGCCCGGGCAGGCGGTGGCCACCTTCTCCGGCAACAGTGCGGAACTCGTGGAGACGGAGATCGCTTGCTACAAGGGCGGTTTCCTGCGCGTGCCGATCAGTGCGCGGCTGTCCGCGGGCGAGGTCGAGCACATCCTGGCCGACGCGGACGTGCGGGTGCTGCTGGTCGATGCCGAGCACGCCGACGCGGCACAGAAGGCGGCCACCGGGACCTCGTGTGAGCTGATCGACTACGACGGCCGCACACCGGATGTTCGCGCGTACACCGACGTGCTGGCGGCGGGATCGCCGGAGCCGGTCGCGATCGAGGTGGATGCGGAAGATCCGTCGGTCCTGCACTTCACGTCGGGATCCACCGGGAAGCTCAAGGCGGCGGTGCAGACGACCGGGAACCGGCTGGCGAACATGCGCAAGCGGCTGATGAGCCCGGAAGGCGCGCCGTCCGCGGCGGAGCGGTACCTCGCGGCGGGGCCGATCACACACGCTACCGGAATGGGTTTGCTGGCAGCGTTTTCGCGGGGCGCGACCGCAGTGGTGCTGCCGCGGTTCAACGCCGAGGAGTTCCTGCGTGCGGTCGAGAAGGAGCGGATCACCTCGACGTTCCTGGTGCCGGTGATGCTGAACATGGTGCTGTCCCATCCCGCCGTCCACACCGCGGACGTGTCCTCGCTGCGCTGTCTGCGGGTGGGCGGCGCGCCGGTGTCGCCGCAGCGGCTGCGCGACGCGGTGGCGGCGTTCGGTCCCGTGGTGATGCAGGGGTACGGCCAGGGCGAGACCACCAGCGGCGTCACGGTGTTGACCTGCGCCGATGTGGTGCGCGGGATCGAGGAGGACCCGGAACTGCTGTCCTCGGCCGGTCGGCCGTTGTTCGACTCCGAGGTCCGCGTGGTCGACGACGAAGGGAAGCCAGTGCCCGCCGGGGAACTCGGCGAGGTGGTGGTGCGGGGTCCGGACTGTGTGACGGAGTACTGGCACGAACCGGAGCTGTCCGCGGAGACGTTCCGCGACGGCTGGGTGTACACCGGCGACATCGGCTACCTGCGCGCCGACGGCTATCTGTTCATTGTGGACCGCAAGAAGGACATGATCATCTCCGGCGGCTACAACATTTTCTGCACCGAAGTGGAATCCGTGCTCTACGAGCATCCCGCCGTTTCCGAGGCGTGCGTGGTGGGCGTGCCCGACGAGCAGTGGGGCGAAGCGGTGAAGGCGGTCGTCGTCCGCCGATCTGACATCACTGCCGAGGAGCTGATCGAGTTCTGCGCGGAACGGCTGGCGCGCATCAAGAAACCGCGTTCGGTGGATTTCGCCGACGAACTCCCGGTGAACCGCAACGGCAAGATCGACCGGCGCGCGGTGCGGGACCGGTATTGGGCGGGCGAAGCCCGGAAAGTCCACTGA
- a CDS encoding TetR/AcrR family transcriptional regulator — MPTTDRRTRRTRGLLRDALVSLVLERGYANVTVEDITERADLGRATFYSHYPDKDALLRHVVAELQEDLDERLRPLVPASSVGHTGKPALELFRHARENRDLYLLILRGEGDGRALRQFTDARTDAVRAVFKSRADHHDVTPRIDLGVLARAWVGEQLAVLRWWLETDPAPMSAEEATGMLQNLSLRGRYWANGFEGDPPDPAPTGPESP, encoded by the coding sequence ATGCCGACGACTGACCGACGGACGCGCCGCACGCGCGGCCTGCTCCGCGACGCTCTGGTGTCGCTGGTGCTCGAACGCGGATACGCCAACGTGACGGTGGAGGACATCACCGAACGGGCCGACCTGGGCCGCGCGACGTTCTACAGCCACTACCCGGACAAGGACGCGCTGCTGCGGCACGTCGTCGCCGAACTCCAGGAGGACCTGGACGAACGGCTGCGCCCGCTGGTCCCGGCGTCCTCGGTGGGGCACACCGGCAAACCGGCGCTGGAACTGTTCCGGCACGCCCGCGAGAACCGCGACCTCTACCTGCTCATCCTGCGCGGCGAAGGCGACGGCCGGGCGCTGCGGCAGTTCACCGACGCGCGCACGGACGCGGTGCGCGCCGTGTTCAAGTCCCGGGCCGACCACCACGACGTGACCCCGCGCATCGACCTCGGCGTGCTGGCGAGGGCGTGGGTCGGGGAACAGCTGGCCGTGCTGCGGTGGTGGCTCGAAACCGACCCCGCGCCGATGTCGGCGGAAGAGGCCACCGGGATGCTGCAGAATCTTTCGCTGCGCGGGCGGTATTGGGCCAATGGGTTCGAGGGCGATCCGCCCGATCCCGCTCCTACCGGGCCGGAGTCCCCATAG
- a CDS encoding helix-turn-helix transcriptional regulator, producing the protein MANTSHRALRLLSLLGSGRVWPLRELAARLEASERTVRRDIETLRGLDYSIETVHGPDGGYRLGAGNTLPPLLFDHDQALAVAVALQTAPGTMFGLGDDSARAWETLHQVMPPALRASMESLRLTRLRNYWEFPGPPIDPAALTAVGTAVRHRRVLVAETLRQDGTRADPSDPDFLPPHRIEPHHLVVWAARWYLVAYDRTDRKWRVRRVDRLQVRPTTQQFPARALPADDLAQFVMSTHDRGDTPAEWECTGSARLNLPAAVVARWAPGGSVVEDLGSDHCRLTLGAWSWAGIAGILATFDAEMTDVRPPELVAACRELARRWTAMGTPAR; encoded by the coding sequence CAGCGAGCGCACTGTCCGCCGCGACATCGAGACCCTGCGCGGACTCGACTACTCGATAGAAACCGTGCACGGTCCCGACGGCGGCTACCGGCTCGGTGCCGGAAACACGTTGCCGCCGTTGCTGTTCGACCACGACCAGGCCCTCGCGGTCGCGGTGGCGTTGCAAACCGCGCCCGGCACGATGTTCGGCTTAGGCGACGACTCGGCACGGGCATGGGAGACGCTGCATCAGGTCATGCCTCCCGCGCTGCGGGCGTCCATGGAATCCCTGCGGCTGACCCGGCTGCGGAACTACTGGGAATTTCCCGGACCGCCGATCGATCCAGCGGCTCTCACCGCTGTCGGAACCGCGGTCCGGCATCGCCGCGTGCTGGTCGCCGAGACCCTGCGCCAGGACGGGACGCGCGCCGATCCCAGTGACCCGGATTTCCTGCCACCGCACCGGATCGAGCCGCATCACCTGGTCGTCTGGGCTGCCCGGTGGTATCTGGTCGCATACGACCGCACGGACCGGAAATGGCGAGTGCGGCGGGTCGACCGGCTGCAGGTTCGCCCGACCACGCAGCAGTTCCCGGCCCGCGCGCTGCCTGCCGACGATCTCGCGCAGTTCGTGATGAGCACCCACGATCGCGGAGACACCCCCGCGGAGTGGGAGTGCACCGGATCCGCGCGGCTCAATCTGCCCGCGGCCGTCGTGGCGCGCTGGGCTCCGGGCGGCTCGGTGGTGGAAGACCTCGGCTCCGACCACTGCCGGCTCACGCTCGGGGCGTGGTCCTGGGCCGGGATCGCGGGCATCCTCGCCACTTTCGACGCCGAAATGACCGACGTCCGTCCACCCGAACTCGTTGCGGCGTGCCGAGAACTCGCCCGGCGATGGACCGCTATGGGGACTCCGGCCCGGTAG